The Planctomycetota bacterium genomic sequence CGGTGCCGCGGATCATTCGGCTGCTGGGCTATGACCGTCTGCCCCGGCAGGAGGTCAAGTTCAACCGCCGCAACATCTTCGCCCGCGATGCGAATCGCTGTCAGTACTGCGGCAAGAAGTTCGGCACCAGCGAGCTGTCGCTCGACCACGTCCAGCCCCGCAGCCAGGAGGGCCCGACGACGTGGGAGAACATCGTCACGTGCTGCATCTCCTGCAACGTCAAGAAGGGTGGCCGAACGCCAAGGCAGGCGAACATGAAGCTCCTGAGCGAGCCCGTCAAACCACGGCGCAGCCCGGCGGTCAATGTGCGACTCGGTGACGAGCGCTACGCGTCGTGGAAGCAGTTCCTCGACGAGGCGTACTGGACCGTTGAACTGAAGTGACCGTGCGATGTTGCTCCGGGTCTGAATCCGGACCCGGAGCGACGCTGCGCTCTGCTCTTGGCTTCGTCTGGCTGTCTACTCAACTAAGATCGCGATGAGCCTCAGCTCAGCAGGCTCTTCCCTTTGCGTCTTCGTGCTTCGAGCTTCGACTTGAGCGACTCGACCGCGCGGACGACGTCGCTTGTGATCTGTCGTGGTTTGCGTCGCTTTCCACGCTCGTCGCGAACTCGGACAACGCCATCCCACGCAACCAGCGGCGTCTGGGGCATGAGATACGTGTTCAACATCGGCGTGTTCCGCTGCCGGCCGTCTAGGTAAGCGGGGTAGATGTCGACATCAGCCCGGCTGGCCATCGTCGCCAGGCCGTCTTCGAACGGCATGAGATCGTCCGTGCGTTCGATCCGACCTTCAGGAAAGACCCCGACGACATGGCCCCGATCCAGCGCGCCCAGCGCCTGCCTCCACGCTCCGGCATCGCGTTTGGTGCGGTCGATGCGGATCATCTCGACGTGCGTCAGGAAACCCCGCAACGCCGGGTTGTCGAAGTGCTCGGCCGTCATGACCCAGATGATGGGCCGCGGACAGGTCGACTGGATCGCGATGGGATCGAGACCGGCCGTGTGATTCGCCGCGATCACCGCCGGACCTGAGAGCGGAACAGTGCAGGCGTGCCCCGGCGGAACTTCCCGTCGTTGCCAGCTTCGGCCGAACAGCGATGTGAGCACCATCAGAACGCGGACGTCGAGTCGGTCTTCGAAGTCGGGGGTGCCCGGATACACGCGGGGCCACGGTATCGCTGTCATCGCCGACGGGCTAAAACATCGCGAAGTGTCCGCCCAGCGCGATCGCCATCCATTCGCACCACCTCCAGGCCCAGGCCAGGGTGGCACGGCGAACGTCATCGCGGCAATCGCGAGCGCCATCCTTCCGGGGCTGGGTCAGCTGGCGCAGGGACGAATCGCTCCAGCGATCTTCTTCTTCGTTG encodes the following:
- a CDS encoding lysophospholipid acyltransferase family protein, encoding MYPGTPDFEDRLDVRVLMVLTSLFGRSWQRREVPPGHACTVPLSGPAVIAANHTAGLDPIAIQSTCPRPIIWVMTAEHFDNPALRGFLTHVEMIRIDRTKRDAGAWRQALGALDRGHVVGVFPEGRIERTDDLMPFEDGLATMASRADVDIYPAYLDGRQRNTPMLNTYLMPQTPLVAWDGVVRVRDERGKRRKPRQITSDVVRAVESLKSKLEARRRKGKSLLS
- a CDS encoding HNH endonuclease, which produces MQGLSASVLVLNRHYQAVRVVNVKRAFGLLCKQLAEVIHIETKTDGTVSQWQNLDFESWTELSELHAQFEPDGFDWIRTVRFPIAVPRIIRLLGYDRLPRQEVKFNRRNIFARDANRCQYCGKKFGTSELSLDHVQPRSQEGPTTWENIVTCCISCNVKKGGRTPRQANMKLLSEPVKPRRSPAVNVRLGDERYASWKQFLDEAYWTVELK